A genomic region of Leptolyngbya sp. NIES-2104 contains the following coding sequences:
- the htpG gene encoding molecular chaperone HtpG: MTTILEQGNISIHTENIFPIIKKWLYSDHEIFLRELVSNAIDAIQKLNMVSRSGEFSGEVGDLEVLITIDKTNQTLSISDTGIGMTADEVKKYINQVAFSSAEEFVEKYKASGDQQIIGHFGLGFYSSFMVAKQVEIDTLSYKEGAQAVHWSCDGSTEFSLTDSARSTRGTTVKLTLQDEELEYLEPHRIRQLVKTYCDFLPFPIKLEVLAAEGQEMTAPEQINRQKAPWKESPSNLTKEDYLEFYRYLYPFQEDPLLWVHLNTDYPFVVNGILYFPKLKPDVDVTKGQIKLFCNQVFVSDNCEEVVPRFLLPLQGVIDSVDIPLNVSRSFLQNDRTVRRIADYIAKKVGDRLKELYRDDRESYVRSWQDLGTFVKFGSLNDDKFKKQVEDILIYRTTASEPPKVEVQTQESDAWQDAAQSNTVDGKTYTTLKEYLERNKDRHENRVFYCTDEVTQATYVQLHTSQGLEVLFMDSFIDSHFVSFLEREYSHIKFSRVDSELDETLIDKDKSEIVDPNTNQTRGEQIKSLFQSALGKPKLTVRTEALKGDSAAPPAMVLLPEHLRRMQEMTALLQQSSIEFPEEHILLVNTSHPMIQNLMNISQGAIVTGDSSSPSAELANMICHHVYDLALMAQKGFNADGMKAFVERSNQVLTKLTERALN, from the coding sequence ATGACAACGATCTTAGAGCAGGGAAATATCTCAATTCATACTGAGAATATTTTCCCAATTATCAAAAAGTGGCTGTATTCGGATCACGAGATTTTTCTGCGTGAATTGGTATCGAACGCGATCGATGCCATTCAAAAGCTGAATATGGTATCTCGCTCCGGTGAATTTTCCGGCGAGGTGGGCGACTTAGAAGTCTTGATTACGATCGACAAAACGAATCAAACGCTGTCGATTTCAGATACCGGAATCGGAATGACTGCCGACGAGGTGAAAAAATACATCAACCAAGTCGCCTTTTCCAGTGCAGAAGAATTCGTCGAGAAGTACAAAGCTAGCGGCGATCAGCAAATTATTGGACATTTCGGTTTAGGCTTCTATTCGTCGTTTATGGTGGCGAAACAAGTCGAAATCGATACGCTTTCCTACAAAGAAGGCGCACAAGCGGTTCACTGGTCTTGTGATGGCTCTACAGAATTTAGCCTCACAGATTCAGCGCGATCGACACGGGGAACTACGGTTAAGTTAACGCTACAAGATGAAGAATTAGAATATCTTGAGCCACACCGCATTCGTCAGTTAGTCAAAACCTACTGCGATTTTCTACCGTTCCCGATCAAGCTGGAAGTTCTGGCTGCCGAAGGTCAAGAAATGACCGCTCCAGAACAAATCAATCGCCAGAAAGCGCCGTGGAAAGAATCCCCAAGCAATCTGACGAAAGAAGATTATCTAGAGTTCTATCGCTATCTCTACCCGTTCCAAGAAGATCCGCTCCTTTGGGTTCATCTGAATACGGATTACCCGTTTGTGGTGAACGGTATTCTCTACTTCCCGAAGCTTAAACCGGATGTCGATGTCACCAAAGGACAAATCAAACTCTTCTGCAATCAAGTGTTTGTCAGCGATAACTGTGAGGAAGTTGTCCCACGCTTTTTGTTACCGCTGCAAGGTGTAATTGATAGCGTCGATATTCCGCTGAATGTATCTCGAAGCTTTTTGCAGAACGATCGAACCGTTCGACGAATTGCAGACTACATTGCGAAAAAAGTCGGCGATCGCTTAAAAGAACTCTACCGCGACGATCGAGAATCCTATGTCCGCAGTTGGCAAGACCTAGGAACGTTCGTAAAATTTGGTTCTCTCAACGATGACAAGTTCAAAAAACAAGTTGAGGACATTCTGATTTATCGCACCACTGCCAGCGAACCGCCGAAAGTGGAAGTCCAAACTCAAGAAAGCGATGCGTGGCAAGACGCTGCACAAAGCAATACTGTAGACGGTAAAACTTACACCACGCTCAAAGAGTATCTAGAGCGGAACAAAGACCGTCACGAAAATCGAGTGTTCTACTGCACTGATGAAGTCACACAAGCAACTTATGTCCAGTTGCACACCAGTCAGGGCTTAGAAGTCCTATTCATGGATTCCTTTATCGATAGTCACTTCGTCAGCTTCTTAGAGCGGGAATATTCACATATCAAATTCTCTCGCGTTGATTCTGAACTCGATGAAACGCTGATTGATAAAGACAAATCTGAGATTGTTGATCCGAACACGAATCAGACTCGTGGTGAACAGATCAAATCATTGTTCCAATCTGCGTTAGGCAAGCCGAAATTAACGGTCAGAACCGAAGCATTGAAAGGAGATTCTGCGGCTCCGCCTGCGATGGTTTTATTGCCGGAACATCTGCGGCGAATGCAGGAAATGACCGCGTTACTGCAACAAAGCTCGATCGAGTTTCCTGAAGAACACATTCTGTTAGTCAACACCTCACACCCGATGATTCAGAACTTGATGAACATTAGTCAAGGTGCGATCGTGACTGGCGATTCGAGTTCTCCCTCGGCTGAACTTGCCAATATGATTTGTCATCATGTTTATGATTTGGCATTGATGGCTCAGAAGGGCTTTAATGCAGATGGAATGAAGGCGTTTGTTGAGCGATCGAATCAGGTACTCACGAAATTGACTGAACGTGCTTTGAACTAA
- a CDS encoding aldehyde dehydrogenase family protein: MIPEVETALLRLHSRRSEWLKVSTEARIDYLKRCMAGVMEVAEEWAIEACKAKGTESAGEEWLTGAVPTLMMLRAIVRTLEGRSTKIENGIARVFPDHLLDRLLWLGFRGEVWVDRASTVKHDRSAISLVLGAGNVGSTAPLDALHKLFAENQVVLLKMNPVNDYVGKFLEQAFEPLITDGFLQIVYGGTDVGSYLCQHPKIDSIHVTGSHHTYYAIANSCSKPITSELGCVTPVLIVPGNWSESDLKFQARHVASMVVHNASFNCVAAKVIVTAKGWKLRDRFLDLLRQEFAKIPNRKAYYPGAQERYQAFLDRYPQAEIFGTRTQNIVPWTFIPEIQDHYALQTEAFCGVLAEVSLEATSAEEFLDRAVPFCNEKIWGNLSCVILTKTPVEKAIRDLNYGAIGVNVWTGVIYALPDLAWGAYPENEHNDIQSGQGFVHNAYFLDRPLKSVLYAPFRIRPTPFWFADHHNLLQFAKRAAELQISPTWSKFVQVIFAAVRG; encoded by the coding sequence ATGATCCCTGAAGTTGAAACTGCACTTTTACGCCTGCATTCCCGTCGCTCAGAGTGGCTGAAAGTCAGTACAGAGGCACGAATCGATTATTTGAAGCGCTGTATGGCGGGCGTGATGGAAGTCGCGGAAGAATGGGCGATCGAGGCTTGCAAAGCGAAAGGAACTGAGTCAGCCGGGGAAGAGTGGCTCACGGGAGCAGTGCCGACCTTGATGATGTTAAGAGCGATCGTGAGAACGTTGGAAGGACGATCGACGAAAATTGAAAACGGAATTGCGCGGGTGTTTCCGGATCATTTGCTCGATCGATTGTTGTGGCTCGGATTTCGGGGCGAAGTTTGGGTCGATCGAGCTTCAACTGTAAAACACGATCGCTCTGCAATTTCCTTGGTATTAGGTGCGGGAAATGTTGGCTCAACCGCTCCATTAGATGCACTTCACAAGTTATTTGCAGAAAATCAAGTCGTTCTACTCAAAATGAATCCCGTGAATGACTACGTGGGGAAATTTTTAGAGCAAGCCTTCGAGCCATTGATCACCGATGGTTTTTTGCAAATTGTTTACGGTGGTACAGATGTCGGAAGCTATCTTTGTCAGCATCCTAAAATTGATTCGATTCATGTCACTGGGTCACATCATACGTATTACGCGATCGCAAATTCATGCTCAAAACCCATTACTTCCGAACTCGGCTGTGTCACTCCCGTTCTAATCGTTCCGGGCAATTGGTCTGAATCTGATCTGAAATTTCAGGCGCGTCATGTTGCCAGCATGGTTGTGCATAATGCGAGTTTTAACTGCGTGGCAGCGAAAGTGATTGTGACCGCGAAAGGATGGAAATTGCGCGATCGCTTTCTCGATTTACTCCGACAAGAATTTGCGAAAATTCCGAATCGAAAAGCGTACTATCCGGGAGCACAAGAGCGATATCAAGCGTTTCTCGATCGCTATCCCCAAGCCGAAATCTTTGGCACTCGAACTCAAAACATTGTGCCGTGGACGTTCATTCCAGAGATTCAAGATCACTATGCTTTGCAGACTGAAGCATTTTGTGGTGTGTTGGCGGAAGTCAGTTTAGAGGCAACGAGCGCAGAAGAATTTCTCGATCGAGCCGTTCCCTTCTGCAATGAGAAAATCTGGGGGAATCTCTCTTGTGTGATTTTGACGAAAACACCTGTAGAGAAAGCGATCCGAGATTTGAATTATGGCGCGATCGGCGTGAATGTTTGGACAGGTGTGATTTACGCTTTACCAGACTTAGCTTGGGGTGCGTATCCCGAAAATGAGCACAATGATATTCAATCGGGTCAAGGATTTGTGCACAATGCTTATTTCCTCGATCGACCCCTGAAATCGGTTCTTTATGCCCCGTTCCGAATTCGTCCAACTCCATTCTGGTTTGCCGATCATCACAATTTGCTCCAGTTTGCGAAACGGGCAGCAGAACTGCAAATTTCACCAACTTGGAGCAAATTCGTTCAGGTTATCTTTGCGGCAGTTCGAGGTTAG
- a CDS encoding HHL1-like protein: MTTSPGFGKKVHKEKKKSTGTEKRTQASKQFDDFKSKGLPEYEIYLRVQGKKQLQWFPIGAVAVKRSTQINAAIFANEEELLKGAFRLFPRLRQERDSLEYGYRLKEFKDEEIQLAVRPQPGVQNAVQSAIASVGEKLGGLFKPKSA, translated from the coding sequence ATGACAACCTCTCCTGGATTCGGTAAGAAAGTTCATAAAGAGAAGAAAAAATCGACGGGAACCGAGAAGCGGACTCAAGCTTCTAAGCAGTTCGATGATTTCAAATCGAAAGGACTCCCGGAATATGAAATTTATCTCCGAGTCCAGGGCAAAAAGCAGCTTCAATGGTTCCCGATCGGCGCGGTCGCAGTAAAACGATCGACGCAAATCAACGCCGCCATTTTTGCCAACGAAGAAGAACTCTTGAAAGGCGCATTCCGCTTATTTCCCAGACTGCGACAAGAGCGCGATTCTTTGGAATACGGCTATCGATTGAAAGAATTCAAAGACGAAGAAATCCAATTGGCAGTTCGTCCACAGCCAGGGGTTCAGAATGCGGTTCAGAGCGCGATCGCGTCTGTGGGCGAAAAACTCGGCGGATTATTCAAACCGAAATCTGCCTAA
- a CDS encoding sensor histidine kinase KdpD, translating to MRAVVPSVVLRPTSIAPDTVEPDSPLQLFCRLQIEQILSVLPGVGIRLVYQSPEQSKRQSVVYGREFWSLLEPDDQSFLASESWWIKNSVGRLKKVFTGSRRRFYACPISQSKPEYLLLGTTKLLTSQQKHFIENVANLLSHHLSTVRELSIQRQAQQQIEQRNQHIEHQVKSPIALIQIYTEVLLSTVLENESRSYLESIQSSIQDIHRHFKQISIKQKPLRIEQHDLSEILTQSVKQLQPWLTEKQIRVEYSRSRLSIDVDAWQLKQVFDNLLTNAIYFSPESSTIECAWKVSPQEILIEVSDQGTGLSEVDLEQVFTPFYSRRPEGTGLGLAIAQKIIQAHHGQIWVSNRPTGGATFSFTLPRQQPKLSIVPAIEVPSFTSAT from the coding sequence ATGCGAGCCGTTGTTCCCTCTGTTGTTCTGCGTCCTACTTCAATTGCTCCTGATACAGTTGAGCCTGATTCTCCGCTGCAATTGTTCTGTCGGCTTCAAATTGAGCAAATCCTGTCGGTCTTGCCGGGTGTCGGAATTCGACTGGTTTATCAATCGCCAGAACAGTCGAAACGTCAGTCGGTTGTCTATGGTCGAGAATTTTGGTCGCTTTTAGAGCCAGATGACCAGTCCTTTCTCGCTTCAGAATCTTGGTGGATCAAAAATTCTGTTGGGCGCTTGAAAAAAGTGTTTACAGGGTCACGGCGGCGATTCTATGCCTGCCCGATCAGCCAGAGTAAGCCCGAATATTTACTACTGGGTACAACCAAGCTTCTAACTTCTCAACAGAAACACTTTATTGAAAACGTTGCGAATCTTCTAAGTCATCATCTTTCAACCGTTCGAGAGCTTTCCATTCAACGTCAGGCACAACAGCAAATCGAGCAAAGAAATCAACACATCGAACATCAGGTTAAAAGCCCGATCGCATTAATTCAAATCTATACAGAAGTCCTTTTATCAACGGTGCTTGAAAACGAATCACGATCGTATTTAGAGTCAATTCAATCCTCGATTCAAGATATTCATCGCCATTTCAAACAAATTTCCATTAAACAAAAACCGCTCCGAATCGAGCAGCATGATTTGAGTGAGATCCTGACTCAGAGCGTGAAACAGCTTCAACCCTGGTTAACAGAAAAGCAAATTCGCGTGGAATATTCCCGATCGCGACTGTCGATCGATGTCGATGCGTGGCAACTCAAGCAAGTTTTCGATAATCTCCTGACGAATGCGATTTACTTTAGTCCTGAATCGAGCACGATCGAATGCGCTTGGAAAGTTTCACCGCAAGAGATTCTAATCGAAGTCTCTGATCAAGGGACAGGATTATCAGAAGTCGATCTAGAGCAAGTTTTCACCCCGTTCTATTCGCGTCGCCCGGAAGGAACCGGACTGGGATTGGCGATCGCTCAAAAAATCATTCAGGCGCATCACGGTCAAATCTGGGTCAGCAACCGTCCGACAGGCGGCGCAACCTTTTCATTTACCCTTCCAAGACAACAGCCTAAATTATCGATCGTTCCTGCGATCGAAGTTCCATCTTTTACGAGTGCAACATGA
- a CDS encoding DUF2079 domain-containing protein yields the protein MKALKAILPSREQKGFRRALILAAIFFCLVLAISLNRYFSFYTSYDQGLFNQLFWNNLHGRWFQSSLTSANSVASLEDGATPIVSFIHLGQHFVIDFLLWLPLYALFPHPITLLVLQVGLMTAGGLMLYALARQRLSPQLSVWITGSYYSAIPVIGSTVANFYEHCQIPLFAFGTLLALEKKKWVWFWIGVALVLGVRQEIGIILFGIGVYLIVSRRHPWIGVALCLVSFSYVVVVTNLIQPQFSPDVSRLYLAKRFRQFVDTDEPTTLQVLWGMITHPIRLAEYLFLPFDRRMNYLAGHWVSLAFVPAVSGAAWIIAGFPLIVLFSQAGQTALTIWLRYAVTVVPGLFYGAILWWERHPDRFTPKFRRWWKICIVLSLIFMFSGNPNRAFSFIIPDSVRPLVYVPLPRQWERAVHINNVIRNVPKDVSVSTTTHLIPQLSTRRIIVRLPVLEIYNEQKQIVNIEYAIADLWNLKTHSKAFKDSRSELFRTLPVLEKLVNENQFGVRQVEEGVVLMVRGQPSDPAMLAEWQKLLVQLKAA from the coding sequence ATGAAAGCGTTGAAAGCGATTTTACCGAGTCGAGAACAAAAAGGATTCCGACGAGCCTTGATTTTAGCGGCGATCTTTTTTTGTCTTGTATTAGCTATTTCGCTCAATCGCTATTTCTCTTTCTATACCTCTTACGATCAAGGATTATTCAATCAACTGTTTTGGAATAATCTACACGGGCGCTGGTTCCAAAGTTCACTGACTTCCGCGAACTCTGTTGCATCACTCGAAGACGGAGCGACTCCGATCGTATCTTTTATCCATCTAGGTCAACATTTCGTTATTGACTTTCTATTATGGTTGCCGCTGTACGCGCTTTTTCCGCATCCGATCACGTTGCTCGTGTTGCAAGTTGGATTGATGACGGCGGGAGGATTGATGCTCTATGCGCTGGCACGACAACGATTATCGCCCCAGTTATCAGTTTGGATTACAGGCAGTTATTACAGCGCGATCCCGGTCATTGGCTCAACGGTGGCGAACTTTTATGAGCATTGTCAGATTCCGTTATTTGCATTTGGGACGCTGCTGGCATTAGAAAAAAAGAAATGGGTTTGGTTCTGGATTGGTGTGGCTTTGGTGCTGGGTGTTCGACAAGAAATCGGAATTATTCTCTTTGGTATCGGAGTCTATCTAATCGTCAGTCGGCGGCATCCTTGGATTGGGGTGGCGCTCTGTCTGGTCAGTTTTAGTTATGTGGTCGTTGTCACGAATTTGATTCAGCCGCAGTTTTCGCCAGATGTGTCTCGGTTGTATCTGGCAAAGCGATTTAGACAGTTTGTAGACACGGATGAACCGACGACACTACAAGTGCTGTGGGGCATGATTACACATCCGATTCGACTCGCGGAATATTTGTTTTTGCCCTTCGATCGACGAATGAACTATCTCGCGGGTCATTGGGTTTCACTGGCGTTTGTGCCTGCGGTGTCGGGAGCCGCTTGGATCATTGCTGGATTTCCACTGATTGTGCTTTTTTCTCAAGCGGGACAAACGGCTTTAACGATTTGGCTACGATATGCAGTAACCGTTGTTCCAGGACTGTTTTATGGAGCGATTTTGTGGTGGGAACGTCACCCCGATCGCTTTACGCCAAAGTTTCGTCGATGGTGGAAGATCTGCATTGTGCTGTCTTTGATTTTCATGTTCAGCGGCAATCCAAATCGAGCTTTTTCGTTTATCATCCCAGATTCGGTGCGCCCTTTAGTGTATGTTCCGTTGCCGCGCCAGTGGGAAAGAGCCGTTCATATTAATAATGTGATTCGGAATGTTCCAAAAGATGTGAGTGTGAGTACCACGACACATCTGATTCCACAGCTTTCGACGCGCCGCATTATCGTTCGGCTTCCGGTGCTGGAGATTTACAACGAGCAGAAACAGATCGTCAACATTGAATATGCGATCGCGGATCTTTGGAATCTGAAAACTCACAGTAAAGCGTTTAAAGATAGTCGCTCTGAATTGTTCCGAACTTTGCCTGTTTTAGAAAAATTGGTGAATGAGAATCAGTTTGGAGTGCGGCAGGTTGAAGAAGGGGTCGTGCTGATGGTGCGGGGTCAACCGTCCGATCCGGCAATGTTAGCAGAATGGCAGAAATTGTTGGTGCAATTGAAAGCGGCTTAA
- a CDS encoding peroxiredoxin, with amino-acid sequence MTQEGCLRVGQNAPDFAATAVIDQEFKDIKLSDYRGKYVVLFFYPLDFTFVCPTEITAFSDRYEDFKAIGTEILGVSVDSAFSHLAWIQTDRKSGGVGDLNYPLVSDIKKEISTAYNVLDPEQGIALRGLFIIDKDGVIQHSTINNLSFGRSVDETLRTLQAIQYVQSHPDEVCPAGWKPGDQTMSPDPVKSKEYFAAV; translated from the coding sequence ATGACCCAAGAAGGATGCTTGCGTGTCGGTCAGAACGCGCCGGACTTTGCAGCAACGGCTGTCATCGATCAGGAATTCAAAGACATCAAACTGTCTGACTATCGCGGTAAATACGTCGTGCTGTTCTTCTATCCGCTCGATTTTACCTTTGTTTGTCCGACCGAAATCACCGCATTTAGCGATCGCTACGAAGACTTTAAAGCGATCGGCACTGAAATCCTTGGAGTATCAGTAGATAGCGCGTTTTCACACTTGGCTTGGATTCAAACCGATCGTAAGTCGGGTGGCGTGGGCGACCTGAACTATCCTTTGGTTTCTGACATCAAAAAAGAAATCAGCACCGCTTACAATGTTCTCGACCCCGAACAAGGAATTGCACTGCGCGGTTTGTTCATCATTGACAAAGATGGTGTGATCCAACATTCGACGATCAATAACTTGTCATTCGGTCGGAGTGTGGATGAAACGTTGCGGACGCTGCAAGCGATTCAGTATGTTCAATCGCACCCGGATGAAGTTTGTCCCGCAGGTTGGAAGCCGGGTGATCAAACGATGAGTCCTGATCCGGTGAAGTCGAAAGAATACTTTGCTGCGGTCTAA
- a CDS encoding response regulator transcription factor codes for MISTVPAQQQISVLLVDDDSKFRQGLQTLLQFYSTTQDRKFKVIGEAASTDQAIQLAEQQRPMLILLDMELANGDGITALNELVKLEHRSKILVVSGHQEEEWVFRAMRAGANGYVVKTELATELFNATTTVLNDQVYLSPDLATRFFQMFRFYNGQALDAKAKLHLTDREQEVLTWLVQGASNEEIATRLYISVATVKAHLTAIFHKLGVTSRTQAIIRALKMGLVSC; via the coding sequence ATGATTTCTACAGTTCCCGCCCAGCAACAAATTTCAGTTTTATTAGTTGATGATGACAGCAAGTTTCGCCAGGGACTTCAAACGCTGCTTCAGTTCTACAGCACGACTCAAGATCGAAAATTCAAAGTCATCGGAGAAGCAGCTTCTACCGATCAAGCGATACAACTCGCAGAACAACAACGCCCAATGTTGATTTTGCTCGATATGGAATTAGCGAACGGCGATGGAATCACAGCGCTGAATGAATTGGTGAAATTGGAACATCGATCGAAGATTCTTGTAGTTTCTGGACATCAAGAAGAAGAATGGGTGTTTCGAGCGATGAGAGCGGGCGCAAATGGTTACGTGGTCAAGACGGAACTAGCAACCGAATTGTTTAATGCGACTACAACCGTGTTGAATGATCAGGTTTATCTTTCTCCAGATTTGGCGACGCGGTTCTTTCAGATGTTCCGGTTTTACAATGGGCAAGCGTTGGATGCGAAAGCGAAATTGCATTTAACCGATCGAGAACAGGAGGTGTTGACTTGGCTCGTTCAGGGCGCATCGAATGAAGAAATTGCGACTCGGTTGTATATTTCAGTGGCGACGGTAAAGGCGCATTTAACGGCGATTTTTCATAAGTTAGGGGTGACGAGTCGGACTCAGGCAATTATTCGCGCTTTGAAAATGGGCTTAGTGAGTTGTTGA
- the argF gene encoding ornithine carbamoyltransferase, producing MGSLKGRDLLKLSDLNSDEVLELLEIAAQLKVGKLQPRPIVKGHAPVLGLLFYKASTRTRVSFSTAMYHLGGQVLDLPLNATQVSRGEPIADTARVLDRYLDILAIRTFEQSDLETFANEMEIPVINALTDLEHPCQILADLQTIQETFSTLSGLTLTYVGDGNNVAHSLMIGCALVGMNVRIATPADYKPDSSIVELTQKIADGKSEVVLTEDAIAATKGTNVIYTDVWASMGQEDLAESRIPIFQPYQVNDELMSYAEKDAIVLHCLPAHRGEEITHEVIEGKQSKVWDQAENRMHAQKALMASLLGAV from the coding sequence ATGGGATCACTCAAGGGAAGAGATTTATTGAAATTGTCCGATCTCAATTCAGATGAAGTGCTGGAACTATTAGAGATTGCAGCACAATTAAAGGTAGGAAAATTGCAGCCGCGCCCGATCGTGAAGGGTCACGCGCCTGTGTTGGGATTGTTGTTTTATAAAGCCTCGACTCGAACCCGTGTGAGCTTTTCGACTGCAATGTATCATTTGGGCGGTCAAGTTTTAGATCTGCCGTTGAATGCCACTCAAGTTAGTCGCGGAGAACCGATCGCAGATACGGCACGAGTGCTCGATCGCTATCTCGATATTCTCGCGATTCGCACCTTTGAACAGTCGGATCTCGAAACGTTTGCAAACGAGATGGAAATTCCCGTCATCAATGCCTTGACTGATTTAGAGCATCCCTGTCAAATTTTGGCAGACTTACAAACGATTCAAGAAACATTCTCTACGTTGTCTGGTTTGACCCTCACTTATGTTGGTGATGGGAATAATGTGGCGCATTCTCTCATGATTGGGTGTGCTTTGGTGGGGATGAATGTGCGAATTGCGACTCCTGCGGATTACAAACCGGATTCGTCGATCGTTGAACTGACTCAAAAGATTGCGGACGGAAAATCTGAGGTTGTGCTGACTGAAGATGCGATCGCTGCGACTAAAGGCACGAATGTGATTTACACCGATGTCTGGGCAAGTATGGGACAGGAAGATTTAGCCGAAAGCCGAATTCCAATTTTTCAGCCGTATCAAGTGAATGACGAACTGATGAGCTATGCGGAAAAAGATGCGATCGTTTTACACTGCCTTCCCGCTCACCGAGGCGAAGAAATCACGCATGAAGTGATCGAAGGCAAACAATCAAAAGTTTGGGATCAGGCGGAAAATCGAATGCACGCACAAAAAGCATTAATGGCGAGTTTATTGGGTGCAGTCTGA